Proteins from a genomic interval of Beijerinckia indica subsp. indica ATCC 9039:
- a CDS encoding cupin domain-containing protein has protein sequence MTKPIINIADVALHPRPPGFAPTGAVAERYDARMGFIGAGLGASKLGYNITAIPPGKRAFPFHNHRVNEEMFFVITGTGEIRIGENTYPIREGDIIACPAGDKETAHQIVNTGTQELRYLGVSTKLSPEIAEYPDTGKFGVLAEYSPGPDGQPNRFAFVGRAEQSTDYWEGE, from the coding sequence ATGACCAAGCCGATCATCAATATTGCGGACGTTGCACTGCATCCGCGTCCTCCGGGTTTCGCGCCGACTGGCGCGGTGGCGGAGCGCTATGATGCACGGATGGGTTTTATTGGCGCGGGTCTTGGTGCCTCTAAGCTCGGTTACAATATCACCGCCATACCTCCGGGCAAGCGGGCTTTTCCATTCCACAATCATCGCGTGAACGAGGAAATGTTCTTCGTGATCACTGGCACTGGTGAGATTCGCATCGGCGAAAACACCTATCCCATCCGGGAAGGCGATATCATCGCTTGCCCGGCCGGTGACAAGGAGACCGCGCATCAGATCGTCAATACCGGAACGCAGGAACTGCGTTATCTGGGCGTCAGTACCAAACTTTCGCCCGAGATCGCCGAATATCCGGATACGGGGAAGTTCGGTGTCCTCGCCGAATATTCACCCGGCCCCGATGGACAACCAAACAGGTTCGCCTTCGTTGGCCGGGCAGAACAAAGCACCGATTATTGGGAAGGGGAATAA
- a CDS encoding ankyrin repeat domain-containing protein, with product MEKLIAITVIGYIIGPTNFGMAACPDTPASNHRVIEDGLAASIMIGPLKKSNRPLAHHTMPNGTLSSVRISLERSLCRGSCPSYSIELRGDGSALYTGKDFVLVTGQHAFEVSPETIQCLLAQFRKADFWSLNNSYIAPFYDSPKYQVTLMIGSHKKSVIDYVGLAVGMPKAVTALEDEIDRIGANRWVYGDSKTLPSLRNEHFDFHSEAAATILANGAASAPDEVLFGLLAEGAPATGRISIPFRSINSPTAIEQASGAGRTAIVQALLAKGAFSAGPSDVREAALRRAASSGNPLVVEEILKYGPNVNAQDTDGNTALINIWRARHRNDEKVGTDIAAVARLLLSAGADPNLQNEEGSTALHRATNADVVQLLVKAGANLEIRNKYGATPLLSVENDNAAIALIEAGADIAAKSNEGKTVEKYAIEYKFTKTLELLHSRLGKK from the coding sequence GTGGAAAAGCTGATCGCAATAACAGTGATTGGTTACATCATCGGACCTACAAATTTCGGCATGGCCGCCTGCCCGGATACGCCGGCTTCGAATCATCGAGTCATTGAAGATGGCTTAGCCGCTAGTATCATGATCGGTCCACTCAAAAAATCAAATCGGCCACTCGCCCATCACACGATGCCAAATGGTACGCTCAGCTCCGTTCGGATATCGCTAGAGCGATCGCTGTGTCGCGGTTCATGTCCGAGCTATTCCATCGAACTGCGGGGCGATGGGTCAGCGTTATATACGGGCAAAGACTTCGTCCTTGTTACCGGGCAGCACGCTTTTGAAGTTTCACCGGAAACCATTCAGTGCTTATTGGCACAGTTCCGAAAAGCAGATTTCTGGTCCCTTAACAATAGTTATATCGCCCCGTTTTATGACTCTCCGAAATATCAAGTGACGCTTATGATCGGCAGTCATAAGAAGTCGGTGATTGACTATGTCGGTCTTGCGGTAGGTATGCCAAAGGCTGTCACCGCGCTCGAAGACGAAATCGATAGGATCGGTGCGAATCGTTGGGTATACGGCGATAGCAAAACTCTTCCAAGCCTGCGCAACGAGCATTTTGACTTTCATTCAGAGGCTGCGGCGACGATCCTGGCCAACGGTGCAGCGTCTGCACCCGATGAGGTGCTTTTCGGTCTGCTCGCCGAGGGGGCGCCAGCAACTGGCCGGATATCAATTCCCTTTCGCTCGATAAATAGTCCCACGGCTATTGAACAAGCCAGTGGCGCCGGACGAACTGCGATTGTTCAAGCCCTCTTGGCTAAAGGAGCATTTTCAGCCGGCCCTTCAGATGTCAGGGAAGCAGCATTGCGCAGAGCAGCAAGCTCCGGAAATCCACTTGTCGTTGAAGAAATCCTCAAATACGGCCCAAACGTCAACGCCCAGGACACAGACGGTAACACGGCTTTGATAAACATATGGAGAGCGCGCCATCGTAATGATGAGAAGGTGGGTACCGATATTGCTGCCGTTGCCCGGCTTTTGCTCAGTGCAGGGGCCGATCCCAACCTTCAAAACGAAGAGGGCTCAACAGCACTGCATCGAGCCACCAATGCTGATGTTGTGCAATTGCTCGTGAAGGCAGGTGCAAATCTGGAGATCAGGAACAAATATGGAGCCACACCGCTTTTGTCAGTCGAAAACGACAATGCAGCCATAGCGCTAATCGAAGCAGGTGCGGACATTGCCGCGAAATCTAATGAAGGCAAGACAGTGGAAAAATATGCAATAGAGTATAAATTTACGAAGACTCTTGAACTGCTACACAGCAGACTAGGTAAAAAATAA
- a CDS encoding IS1182 family transposase: MIGPRQVEQGVLFYNFSLDVHVPPDHLLRAIDRFVDLSDLRQELAPFYSATGRPSVDPELMMRMLIIGYCCGIRSERRLCEEVHLNLAYRWFCRLGLEGRVPDHSTFSKNRHGRFRECDLLRRLFETVLQRCIEEGLVGGEGFAIDGSLIKADASRQTCVPGAEGLPADTMSRAVEEYLTVLDDAAFGAATSVKPKFISPADPAARWTGAQGGPAYFAYTVNYLIDTDHAIIVDVEPTTAIRQAEVTAAKRMIERTMARFELYPESLAGDTGYGSGEMLGWLVYEQGIEPHIPVFDKSTRTDGTFSRGDFVYDHEGDVYFCPAGKMLTSKGTLVNDGATLLYLASKYDCDECALKSRCCPNTPARKVPRSIYEGARDMARDILQSKEGRTSQRLRKKVEMLFAHLKRILHLDRLRLRGPNGARDEFHLAATAQNLRKLAKLIPIPQPKPV, translated from the coding sequence ATGATCGGACCGCGGCAAGTCGAGCAAGGGGTACTCTTCTATAATTTCTCGCTCGATGTTCATGTGCCGCCGGACCATTTGCTGAGAGCGATCGACCGCTTTGTCGACCTTTCGGATTTGCGGCAGGAGCTGGCGCCTTTTTACAGCGCGACGGGCCGTCCTTCCGTAGATCCCGAACTCATGATGCGGATGCTAATCATCGGCTATTGCTGCGGCATTCGTTCGGAACGACGCCTCTGTGAGGAGGTCCATTTGAACCTCGCTTATCGCTGGTTCTGCCGTCTGGGCCTTGAGGGCCGTGTTCCTGATCATTCCACTTTCTCGAAGAATCGTCATGGCCGTTTTCGTGAGTGCGATCTGCTGCGACGTCTGTTCGAGACTGTCCTGCAGCGCTGTATCGAGGAAGGCCTGGTCGGAGGAGAAGGCTTCGCCATTGATGGTAGCCTCATCAAAGCCGATGCCAGCCGTCAGACTTGTGTGCCGGGAGCCGAAGGGTTGCCAGCGGATACAATGAGCCGGGCCGTAGAGGAATATCTCACAGTGCTTGACGATGCCGCTTTCGGCGCCGCAACATCCGTAAAGCCGAAGTTCATTTCTCCAGCCGACCCAGCGGCCCGCTGGACGGGCGCTCAGGGAGGACCGGCCTATTTTGCCTATACAGTCAATTATCTGATCGACACGGATCATGCGATCATCGTGGATGTCGAACCGACCACGGCCATTCGCCAAGCCGAAGTCACGGCAGCCAAACGCATGATTGAGCGGACGATGGCCCGTTTCGAGCTTTATCCAGAGAGCCTTGCTGGCGACACGGGCTATGGCTCCGGCGAGATGCTCGGCTGGCTCGTTTACGAGCAGGGGATCGAGCCGCACATTCCCGTCTTCGACAAATCCACCCGGACTGATGGAACCTTTTCGCGTGGCGATTTCGTCTATGATCATGAAGGCGATGTCTATTTCTGTCCTGCAGGAAAGATGCTCACGAGCAAGGGAACATTGGTAAATGATGGTGCAACGCTGCTCTATCTTGCCAGCAAGTATGATTGTGATGAGTGCGCCCTGAAATCGCGCTGTTGTCCCAACACACCCGCGCGCAAGGTGCCACGATCCATCTACGAGGGCGCGCGTGATATGGCCCGCGATATCTTGCAGTCGAAGGAGGGCCGGACATCACAGCGTCTGCGCAAAAAGGTCGAGATGCTGTTTGCCCATCTCAAACGGATCTTGCACCTCGATCGGCTCCGATTGCGCGGGCCAAATGGGGCGCGGGATGAATTCCATCTCGCAGCCACAGCCCAGAACTTGAGGAAGCTCGCCAAGCTCATCCCAATACCACAGCCAAAACCAGTATAA
- a CDS encoding GNAT family N-acetyltransferase — MEVRLLSKRLILRSWEERDRQPFAEMSADASVMEYLLPLPSRDASDAWINCQLAHLAEHGFCFWAVETREGGAFVGAVGLLRVSYDAHFTPAVEVGWRIARAFWGLGYAPEAANAAIRFGFETLQLPEIVANTVPNNQKSRRVMEKVAMSYNPNDDFNHPHVPEEHPLQYQVLYRLSRARWLSLTASSDI; from the coding sequence TTGGAAGTTCGGCTCTTATCAAAGCGACTGATCTTACGGTCCTGGGAGGAAAGGGATAGACAACCGTTCGCAGAAATGTCTGCGGATGCAAGCGTGATGGAATACTTATTACCCCTACCGTCTCGCGACGCATCGGACGCATGGATAAATTGTCAGCTCGCCCATTTGGCGGAGCACGGCTTTTGTTTCTGGGCGGTCGAGACGAGAGAGGGAGGCGCCTTCGTGGGCGCAGTTGGCTTACTTCGAGTTAGCTATGATGCTCACTTCACACCGGCAGTCGAAGTTGGCTGGCGAATTGCCCGAGCATTCTGGGGACTCGGTTATGCACCTGAAGCGGCCAATGCTGCGATCCGATTTGGTTTCGAGACACTCCAGCTGCCTGAGATCGTCGCGAATACAGTCCCGAATAATCAGAAGTCTCGGCGGGTCATGGAAAAGGTGGCTATGTCCTATAATCCCAATGATGACTTTAACCATCCCCATGTACCCGAGGAACATCCCCTGCAATATCAAGTGCTTTACCGCCTTAGCCGGGCGCGCTGGTTATCGCTCACCGCTTCTTCAGATATTTGA
- a CDS encoding DUF4336 domain-containing protein, which produces MLKEFGPEIWTADGTNVVAALGFRYPTRMAVIRLADGDLFIWSPTALSDGLRAEVDSLGKVRHLVAPNSLHHVFIADWKRAYPNAYLHAPPGLRAKRKDIDFDDELANSPAPYWAGEIDQVLMLGNVITTEVVFFHAKSCTVLFADLLQQLPANWYSGWRALVAKWDLMIAPEPSVPRKFRLAFTSRGAARASLEHILSWPAEKVLMAHGTPVSENGQAFLSRAFRWLSA; this is translated from the coding sequence ATGCTGAAAGAATTTGGCCCCGAGATTTGGACCGCAGATGGAACCAATGTCGTAGCAGCGTTGGGATTTCGTTACCCCACTCGCATGGCTGTTATAAGATTGGCCGATGGAGATCTCTTCATTTGGTCGCCGACAGCGCTAAGCGATGGGCTTCGCGCGGAAGTGGATTCCCTCGGGAAAGTTCGCCATTTGGTCGCGCCCAATTCACTGCATCACGTGTTCATTGCCGATTGGAAGCGCGCCTACCCTAATGCGTATCTCCATGCCCCGCCTGGATTGCGAGCGAAGCGCAAGGACATCGACTTTGATGATGAGCTCGCAAATTCTCCTGCGCCTTATTGGGCCGGGGAAATCGATCAAGTCCTTATGCTGGGCAATGTCATCACCACCGAGGTTGTGTTTTTTCACGCTAAGAGTTGCACCGTGCTCTTTGCCGATCTCCTGCAACAGCTTCCCGCCAACTGGTATTCCGGCTGGCGGGCACTTGTCGCGAAATGGGACCTGATGATTGCCCCTGAACCATCGGTGCCCAGAAAGTTCCGTCTAGCCTTTACCAGCCGAGGTGCCGCGCGTGCCTCACTTGAACATATTCTTTCATGGCCTGCTGAAAAGGTGCTGATGGCTCATGGAACTCCCGTCAGCGAAAATGGCCAAGCGTTCCTAAGCCGCGCGTTTCGTTGGCTAAGTGCGTGA
- a CDS encoding TetR/AcrR family transcriptional regulator, translating into MPPLLQDQNRYDCILAAAEVLFRTKGYHATSMSDVAEQCQIQKAALYYHFASKEALALAVMAKVQAYFDKVVFGFAYDKDMPRSERLAKLAQNLAAYYSADTGGCLFAGFAVEELADTPAFHAPIQHYFKSWTKACETLFAEVYDSESARTLAENFVADLQGALVMMRVTRQATYLQRLFLRLKETLAE; encoded by the coding sequence ATGCCTCCATTGCTTCAAGATCAAAACCGTTATGATTGTATTCTGGCCGCAGCAGAGGTCCTGTTCCGAACAAAAGGCTATCATGCGACATCCATGAGCGATGTTGCAGAGCAATGCCAGATCCAGAAAGCAGCCCTTTATTATCATTTCGCCAGTAAAGAAGCGTTAGCTCTCGCCGTCATGGCAAAGGTGCAAGCCTATTTCGACAAAGTGGTTTTCGGCTTCGCTTACGACAAGGACATGCCTCGATCAGAACGCTTAGCCAAGCTGGCTCAGAACTTGGCCGCTTATTATTCTGCCGATACCGGCGGTTGCCTCTTCGCCGGCTTTGCGGTCGAAGAGTTGGCGGACACGCCAGCGTTCCACGCTCCTATCCAACACTACTTCAAATCCTGGACGAAAGCATGTGAAACTCTTTTTGCAGAGGTCTATGATTCGGAGAGCGCACGGACGTTAGCAGAAAACTTCGTGGCGGATCTGCAAGGCGCCCTTGTGATGATGCGCGTCACACGGCAGGCGACTTATCTGCAACGTCTGTTTCTGCGTTTGAAGGAAACATTGGCCGAGTAG
- a CDS encoding TetR/AcrR family transcriptional regulator has product MHGNNRTSEMIVQKAAAMFQSDGYAAVNIDAIFKEYNIDAQLILDLFENKAVMTLSIVAYIQDIFDKNILIYAYDKTTPSPERLVRLHQALEDYFAKNKGACLFINFGIEQMHRNSMFTGPIWHYFSSLKNAYSAILEDQYPFEEAQEIADIFVANLQGALIMARINGTIWSVQRLTKRFLQKLHANGTMTDSL; this is encoded by the coding sequence ATGCACGGCAATAATCGAACTTCAGAGATGATTGTGCAAAAAGCAGCAGCCATGTTCCAATCAGACGGTTATGCCGCAGTGAATATTGATGCAATTTTCAAGGAATATAATATAGATGCACAACTCATTCTCGATTTATTCGAGAACAAAGCTGTGATGACCTTATCCATCGTTGCTTATATTCAGGATATATTTGACAAAAACATTTTAATATATGCTTACGATAAAACCACCCCCAGCCCTGAACGCTTAGTCCGGTTGCATCAGGCCCTTGAGGACTACTTTGCAAAAAACAAAGGGGCATGCCTGTTTATCAATTTCGGCATTGAGCAGATGCACAGAAACTCAATGTTTACTGGTCCAATCTGGCACTATTTCTCATCGCTAAAAAATGCTTATAGCGCCATCCTTGAAGACCAATATCCTTTTGAGGAGGCGCAGGAAATTGCCGATATCTTCGTCGCCAACCTGCAAGGCGCCCTCATCATGGCGAGGATCAATGGCACAATCTGGTCAGTTCAGCGGCTGACGAAGCGGTTCCTCCAAAAACTTCACGCGAATGGAACCATGACGGATAGTCTCTAG
- a CDS encoding carotenoid biosynthesis protein codes for MRRSLTNIATWSCFTVLLLLIIAFGGGTGSAAQLTAALSILALAVHAVIALGWVEATVFAAICLTVTFVMENIGVLTGFPFGRYTFIVGRDMPHIGVIPMIVGPLYFGMGYASWVIASLLIGFRVERPQSVYALIAVPLISAFVMTQWDVVMDPSASTLSGAWIWYNSGGYFGVPLSNFLGWLLVTWLYFQGFAIYSYKRRRHDAYPLFYRLFWSLPILLYLAAGLCRLPPLLASDSTLVDAAGHIWSAADIRETAVIAMLFTMVPTSLLALLRLVGPEGCRLSRKG; via the coding sequence GTGAGACGCAGCCTTACCAACATAGCAACTTGGTCATGCTTTACAGTCCTGCTTTTGCTGATCATCGCTTTTGGCGGCGGAACAGGGAGTGCCGCTCAATTGACAGCCGCACTATCTATCCTTGCGCTCGCCGTTCATGCGGTGATAGCACTCGGATGGGTCGAGGCCACCGTCTTTGCTGCAATCTGTCTGACGGTTACTTTCGTCATGGAGAATATCGGTGTGCTTACCGGGTTTCCATTCGGCCGGTACACATTCATCGTCGGACGCGATATGCCCCACATCGGCGTAATTCCGATGATTGTTGGACCGCTTTACTTCGGGATGGGCTACGCGTCATGGGTGATCGCGAGTTTGCTGATTGGCTTCCGAGTAGAGCGTCCTCAATCCGTCTATGCGCTCATCGCCGTTCCGCTGATCTCGGCTTTTGTTATGACGCAGTGGGACGTGGTCATGGACCCGTCGGCTTCTACTCTGTCCGGGGCATGGATTTGGTACAACAGCGGCGGCTATTTTGGAGTGCCACTCTCCAACTTCTTGGGATGGCTTCTGGTTACCTGGCTCTATTTCCAGGGCTTCGCCATCTACTCTTATAAGCGCCGGCGCCACGATGCTTACCCATTGTTTTATCGCCTATTTTGGTCCTTGCCTATTCTGCTCTATCTGGCGGCGGGCCTTTGCCGCCTTCCTCCATTGCTGGCCTCCGACTCCACACTTGTTGATGCCGCTGGCCACATTTGGTCGGCGGCAGACATCCGAGAGACAGCGGTGATCGCGATGCTCTTCACGATGGTGCCAACCAGCCTTTTGGCTTTGCTACGGCTTGTAGGTCCAGAGGGATGTAGGCTTTCACGCAAGGGGTGA
- a CDS encoding esterase/lipase family protein has translation MKSSVSKRIGIEVQRDRVLLLHGIARGAGSMRRLERAINLAGYETLNLDYPSCKMGLAELVEQIHAQRDWITAGDGRTHIVAYSMGCLLARAYITRYRPPKLGNVVMLAPPNSGSEIADLLAENIIYRFMFGPAGAELTTHPPPDIVRLFGPIDYPLGIIAGCRCLDPFGWWLISGPNDGRVSIERTKVLGMTDHVTIKAAHFTMPWSRIAIEQTLYFLKHKCFKSPVK, from the coding sequence ATGAAAAGTTCAGTTTCGAAACGGATTGGAATCGAAGTGCAACGTGACAGAGTGCTTCTCTTGCATGGCATTGCCAGGGGTGCCGGGTCGATGCGTCGTCTCGAACGTGCAATCAATTTGGCTGGATATGAAACGCTTAATCTCGATTATCCATCCTGTAAAATGGGACTTGCCGAGCTGGTGGAGCAGATTCATGCCCAGCGAGATTGGATCACTGCCGGCGACGGAAGGACACATATTGTGGCCTATTCCATGGGGTGCCTTCTCGCGCGCGCCTACATCACACGCTATCGGCCACCTAAGCTTGGGAATGTTGTCATGCTCGCACCACCCAATAGTGGTAGCGAGATCGCGGATTTGTTAGCTGAAAATATCATCTATCGCTTTATGTTCGGTCCGGCAGGTGCTGAACTCACGACTCATCCACCGCCGGATATAGTCCGCCTGTTCGGCCCGATTGACTATCCTTTAGGTATTATTGCCGGTTGTCGGTGCCTCGACCCATTTGGCTGGTGGCTTATTTCTGGGCCAAATGATGGCCGCGTATCAATCGAACGCACCAAAGTCCTTGGAATGACTGATCATGTCACAATCAAGGCGGCCCATTTTACGATGCCTTGGAGCCGCATCGCCATCGAACAAACCCTGTATTTCTTGAAGCATAAATGTTTCAAAAGCCCGGTAAAATAG
- a CDS encoding GNAT family N-acetyltransferase, whose protein sequence is MSIVYIRRAGTEDIVAITALTHAAYSKWVPIIGREPLPMKANYEEVFKLHRFDLLYEDDVLVALIETVEKDGGLLIENVAVLPTFQKRGYGRMLLEHAEKLVVSRGFSITRLYTNSKFEENIRLYKSIGYAVHHEEPANGGIAVHMEKNVSPIAAQLPYHLPDTYS, encoded by the coding sequence ATGAGCATTGTGTATATTCGTAGAGCAGGAACGGAAGATATTGTCGCAATCACCGCACTCACTCATGCTGCCTACTCTAAGTGGGTACCAATTATCGGGCGTGAACCACTTCCGATGAAGGCGAATTATGAGGAGGTCTTCAAATTACACCGCTTTGATCTTCTTTACGAAGATGATGTGTTGGTCGCATTGATTGAGACAGTCGAAAAGGACGGCGGCCTACTGATCGAAAATGTCGCAGTCCTGCCGACTTTCCAAAAGCGTGGTTACGGACGGATGCTTTTGGAGCATGCCGAGAAGCTTGTGGTATCCCGTGGATTTTCTATTACAAGACTATACACCAATTCAAAATTCGAAGAAAATATAAGATTATATAAATCAATCGGCTACGCTGTTCACCATGAGGAGCCTGCAAATGGTGGCATCGCCGTTCATATGGAAAAGAACGTGAGCCCTATTGCGGCACAACTCCCTTATCACTTGCCTGACACATACTCATGA